The DNA segment ggccgagcccaaacgaacctttgtaagcaggatcagcgcgtcctcttacttaggtataatttgaaaaacgttaccaaagtttgtaaatccatgtatttgtgagtttacatcaaatgaatcttaaaaacatttgaaagttcagtttataagtaggtatgtaatgcgtctatgaacatgttgatcattaatgtgtagctaagacattaatatgtgtgccgacataggaagcactcaacccggtagacgatttaagtgtcgattcacttcgacagggacacaaaagcactctaagtggccgcacaaggaccgtgagtggggctcgcccgtacccgatagatctaccccctgttccgtggtccttaaaaggattaatggtgcctaagttagcgcctattcgcacgtgatccaagagttcattccaaagcttaatcataccctagttaatatgtatttcaaaagaaaagggggacataaacccattgggttgtctcgttgttcgtacgcagaacaacccagtcccgttgtagtaactaggacattcctgtcactagtcatgaaaatcatgcacgtttgtgaaaatacgcgtttgttttgtaaaaccggtatgtttagtataaaccgttcgtaaaccatttgagttccttgaaatccattcgcaatatggtttagaaatatgagttttcgttcaactaaaagttgtttatttttgcaaaacttgcatgtctttccacccccaaaaacttttataaaaatgtaaaacagtaaaaagtgggggctatgaactcaccttgacgttcctgtgcaaagctagcctagcgtgattccgtgatgtcattccatgaaagtgaactcgctagcgtgcaaataaagcattcctaatcaaggaataattatgAGTTTCCTAATAAACcgacgtagttaaactacgtgtccgagctctaccgaatcgttaactaaacgactctAAGGTAGGGTTACCTTGGCTTAGAATTACCAttctatggttatttgatcccgtttatagTTGGGATAGAACTAAGTCTCAAGATCGACTTAGTTTTTAAGTGATTAAgatatatatttatgtatatttaaatataaatatatacttgCGATGTCGTGTTGGTCGTCGAGAATTAGAAATACGTATACGGATATGGGAGTGTCTTGTTGTGTCGTATATGATACGGTAatataccgttgtagttttcgtaggatggaaATGGATagatgtatatacatatatatatatatataaatatatattcgaaACTCGACGTTTGAAATGAATATAATCGACTATactcattttataaaaatattcgTATTCTAGacgattaaaataaatataactaattatatttattttgtatgATTTTTCGAATATTAGATGTTTGAAGTATAACTTACGAATTTcatcgtttgaaataaatataaaacattatatttatttttataaaagtatacGAAGTAcgttgtttgaaataaatataactaatgaTACTTATGTCGTGAAAGCATTCGAGTTTCAATGCGTTTTGAAAATACATATAAATTTTCGAGTTTCGTTGATTGGTATTTCGTGTGTGTGTCAAAATGTTATAGTTTCGTTTTATAACTCGTAAAACATCGCCAAATAAATATACTTCTATATTTATTCTAAGAAAAACTTGTATCTCGATAAGTGTCGTCTTTAAGATTTAAATATGTTTCGTAATCCGGGTTTTTAACGGAAAatggacagagtttcctctgtttttttgGATAACCTCGACATCCAATGTGTCGATATTTTAAATCAAAACGCAACAACAATTCAATCAAGCCCTATATGTATATGATTTTCGCCAAAATACGCCAAAAATTAAATGTATATAATAACTAAATAAAGGATggttcgagctcggtcgcgtaaccTAAAAATCTACGAATCTATATATAAAGTTTAACGCATTgttaaaactttaccgggtcctGAGTTGACCGCCTTTGACCCGACAGTTGACTGTCGTTGACTAAAGTTTGCCCGATTGACGCGTTGACCCGAAACCCGAACCGAAACCAGTTGACCCATTCGAACCAGTCTTGAACCATAACCGAAACGAGTTGAACCGTAATCGAATCGGGGCTGACTTGTTGACCCGACTTGACTAGTTTGACCGCCGTTGACTTCGTTGACCGtctgttgacccgagttgactcgggtgttgaccgAGTCGAAACAAAATCCGAACCAACTCTGTTGAGGTGTTGAACTCGAACCAGAAACCGTGCTGATGATGCACCAAACCGAACCCATCGAACCGTAATAACCACCATGACTGTCGGTTGTCGTTACAAGCACCACCGTCAGCACCAATATCATCACAGTAGTGGTAACATCACCGGAAACAAGCGAAAGAAACAAAAGTTAAGTAAAAAAAAGTAGAATACTAACAGATCCCCGATCTGCAGTCGAGATGAAGGACCAGGGGACCAAACTTACCGGAGCCTTTGATATGAGCCGCCTGATCCGTCACTAAATTCCGCCGCCGCCGCTGAATCGCGGCTGTAGCCGCCCTGCACCACCGCGGAGGGGTGGCGGCTCCTCCTTCGCGCCTCCATCTTCTATCAcagccatcatcatcatcatcatcatcgttgtCACATGAGAGTTGCAGGCGAACCATCGCCGGAAAACGACCAGCAACGGCGACCCGAGAGAGATCGAGAGGGGGGATGAGGGGTGTTCGTCACCGGAGGTTTGTTCACAAGAGAGAAGGGGTTTGAGTTTTGAGTTTTGGAAATTTTGAAATGCCAGTTCTTGGAGTTTTTTATGGTCAAAATAGGTTTTAgagatttttttcttttttcatataGCTGACCATACCTCATAAATGCTTGGCCAATTCAACAAGAAAAGAAAACATGATTTTGAGACAAAGCCACGTGATGTGCACTGCCATAAAAGTtggtattttttttatatatctttttTTTACTTCCATTCATCTAATTAATTCACCTACATCTCCAATTTTTTTATATGAATGTAGACAATTTAAGTGTGTATATATTAATGTAAGTGTATATGTATAGGTTACAAGTTTACTTATATACACACATATTTAAGATGTATAGTGTACGTTCGGGTTTTCTATGTAGGAGCTATACATGATAATTAATTTTTGGGGTCTCGCAAATAACTGCGTAAACTAGTTGGGTATTTGATATGTGCGAGCGTATACCGCATATGCGAGTTGTCTGATGTCGCCCacctaaataataataatttcatTGTTTTCACGctttaaatatttatttagttTAAGCCGTTCGCGTAACGTGAATCAAGTAGACGCTCCTAGGCTTTCCaagggcctaattaagttaatttacgTCTAATTACGCTACTTATGATTGTATTACTGTTCATTATGCACGTAATTAAAACTcggaaattaccggttgtcacattctccccctgttgcagaaatttcgtcctcgaaatttagtctatgttatctcctcagagttgTGTTATTCGCAGGTAAGTCcaaataataccaaagtgaatgatCGCGTAATCAAGTCAAGACTTATTCAGATTACGTGAGTGtaaggacattttgcatcaatgaGAACCCAACAGTTCAACTAAGTTTGTTCCAGAAATCGATGTCGAGTGAACGGAGCGTAGTGATGCTGTCACCAATGTGACCAAGTTTACGGGGTTCAACAAAATAGGAATttcgaccaatagaatttcaaatgaacgttcacaacatgcaaatcaatttttgaaacaatagaattcactaACAACGGAAACTTTcgttggttgttgtatgattgaaactTGAATCAACAAGCTCAAATGGATAGTATCatgaaatgatttgtcaactataggaccaataaatgaataagataaaatcaacgtgttgacattgttgagttgcaaggatacaccgaaatgaaatataaccgaacctggtgtatcatcgtcttaatacatagttgtattaagactaCTTAAATGGtgtgtcaaacgaaaagcatatATAGTTTCGCATGAGACGgctgatcgtgattagcacaagctacaagtttataccgacgccacaaggtgtcgtagtgaataagacaattcaataatagcggtgatcgaacaaatatcacctgtgttttgcatgaaacgctcgataatgattagcccaagctacaagtttataccgacaccacaaggtgtcctagtgattgaaataattcaataatagtggtgatcgaacaagtattacctatgtttgaaatcaaatgaaggttcaacgaagtaaatccgaatgtttgtttcaaacaaatctcataggattttcgatTGAAAATTAAACAGATAAATAATGTTTTCGAGCGAAGATGAAAAACAATGAATATCACAAATGTTTGCTCGATGGcgaaagaaccgttaagaggtacaccgaaatatgacatgaacttgtgtaccattatcttaacacacgattgtattaagactgcTTTAGTATGATAAATCGATAAAGCGGATTTAatacaaataaacaaataaataattaaatccgtgcatgatgtgagcaacgagattagcgcaagcttcaaacttgtgaaaaaaaacgtcaccacaaggtgatcgtgatcaaagaaacgattcaatgaagtcgaagaccaaacaagcctgatatggttcaaagcaaatgaagtgcttgttgggattatttcgaatatgatggcctcaatccatcatatggaatcttaaatcgaatatatattacgagcaagttcgatcaattgaacttggttgaaACACAATCCAACAATGAATTCATGTATCAATAATAAAGTTCGAGatggttacaacgaaaaaccatgtatgccaCTCAAAGAAGATGAGTTTTCCAAGAAATCcgttgactcgatatcaaggaGTCAACATTTTGCAATAATACGAGCCATATAGATCAAAATGCAAAGATTGAGTATAGCGAAATAGTATATGAGAAGTTGACAAAACAACCATTCAAAGTGAAACCACATTCGTAACAAACGACGCATGTCTAACAtatgaatttttcaagaaatgaagcaaacGAGTGTTCGCTATAATGAAAGAAGTTATCGTGATGCAATGACCAATTAGAGGAGTAGAGTTGTAAAAATCTACTCATTAGATGCAAAAGTAGAAATTTCAAATAAaggaaatttaaggactttacctagGGTTTCATGTGACGAccagttgttaggtgacattaccatggaatgtcgaacatagcatattcgccataaatgaaatagggggaatgcgaaggcatgtgacttcttttgtagCGCCAACAACTGTGAGTCTCTTTAGACTAAGTACCAgctgttgtgaaatcttgttctagcgtacctcagcgagattcgTGTCGTTTTCCggatcacgtggcaaagtgcCGCATTGCAGTCGATAGTTCTCCCGCTGCCGGGATTAGCGTCGTTGCTATCGTGCCCAATCATGTTTTCTCAAGGCCTTGTCTCGAAAGTCatgtgtgatatacttcgacgtccgctgacgtatagtttaagtttcatgtatacttgtgcactagcgtttcgttccgcGTAGAATGTGATGTGCTCCGACATCCTTTGACGTATAATTTGAGTTTCCTGTATTCCTGTGCACTAGTGTTTCGTtccgcgtaggttacctgctcgggtaagtaAAATAGCATAGACGACAAAATATAATGGTGTTTGCTCGAGTTAATAGTCGCAGTTCCTACGTAATGACCTTTAATGGATTTTGACATAAATTCTCCAAAGGTCCTAGACACATGTTATCAAACCCTCAAGGTTTTGCTTACAGTATGTAATCGTTTCGTGTATCGTGTATCGACACAACATTTGTATATGTTTAAAATCAAAACAGTTGACTCATTGTTcttggcaacggttggaacccacattcgagtcttaggcgttctgtacGTGTTCAAGCCTTAATAATCTAAGTCCCCAAaggaaagtgaggttagagcctaggtatctctacagaaacctaattcgctgaaacctatagctctgataccaatctgtcacaccccgaaaaatcagagcttggcgtgactggaccggtatcttcattgcacagcggaagcaaataagctaagacttttagaaattgaacgccgctaagtactcaaattcccatgggttctcctattccaaccgtgccatatctttgaaaagtaacctgagaaagaacatgcgaaaaagtcaacataaagttgagcgagttcatagtttgctttgaaaagatttaaaataaatctttttgataaccggttttaaagttgttgagaaaatatagtgaaattattttcttggcatgatatatgaaaaactgtaAGTCTAGCCCACAATaatctttgtgcattgcacgagagagaatgggccgagcccaaacgaacctttgtaagcaggatcagcgcgtcctcttacttaggtataatttgaaaaacgttaccaaagtttgtaaatccatgtatttgtgagtttacatcaaatgaatcttaaaaacatttgaaagttcagtttataagtaggtatgtaatgcgtc comes from the Helianthus annuus cultivar XRQ/B chromosome 4, HanXRQr2.0-SUNRISE, whole genome shotgun sequence genome and includes:
- the LOC110935108 gene encoding uncharacterized protein LOC110935108, which translates into the protein MVRLQLSCDNDDDDDDDGCDRRWRREGGAATPPRWCRAATAAIQRRRRNLVTDQAAHIKGSVMVVITVRWVRFGASSARFLVRVQHLNRVGSDFVSTRSTPESTRVNRRSTKSTAVKLVKSGQQVSPDSITVQLVSVMVQDWFEWVNWFRFGFRVNASIGQTLVNDSQLSGQRRSTQDPECFICTLASSLSWNDITESR